The DNA region ACCCGCGCCACTGGACAAACCATGGCACACCCAGTACACACCCCCCCACCAAACATAAACAAAATCGAAAAAATTGCAAAGGTGGGGCCGTCATTTCATGACAAGTATCGTGTACCGGGTAGATTAATAATATAAGTATTATATTATATAAAGATTGCGGTAACCCGACTGCTGATGGACATGGTATTATTATATAAGTGGCAGGGTCCGATCAGGAGACCTGTAAAGAATGCGTCATAAATCGGATATTGAAGCATTTAAAGGTCAGAAAAAACTCCCCGCACATATATTCTGATTTAAAGATTCCCATTATAGCACAGCATCCTTATTTAAAACTTTCGATTATCATTAAATAACAAATTATTTTTATAGGACGGATAAAGTTTTAAATGGTGATAAATTATGAAGTTTGGTATCGAATTTGTTCCAAATGAGCCAATAGAAAAGATAGTGAAGCTCGTGAAACTGGCTGAAGACGTGGGCTTCGAATACGCCTGGATCACAGACCACTACAACAACAAGAATGTATACGAGACCCTTGCCCTGATTGCAGTGGGAACAGAAACAATAAAACTCGGCCCAGGTGTCACAAACCCCTACGTGAGAAGCCCTGCAATAACAGCCTCAGCCATAGCCACACTTGACGAGCTTTCAAACGGAAGAGCAACTCTTGGTATTGGCCCCGGTGACAAAGCTACCTTCGATGCCCTTGGAATCGAATGGACAAAACCTGTTTCAACCATAAAAGATGCAATTGCAATGATGAGAACCCTCCTCGCCGGTGAAAAAACCGAAACAGGCGCCCAGTTAATGGGTGTCAAGGCTGTCCAGGAAAAGATACCCATATACATGGGTGCTCAGGGCCCAATGATGCTTAAAACAGCAGGTGAAATATCTGACGGTGCACTCATAAACGCATCAAACCCAAAAGACTTCGAAGCAGCAGTGCCACTCATAAAGGAAGGTGCTGAAGCCGCAGGTAAGAGCCTCTCAGACATTGACGTTGCAGCATACACATGCTGCTCAATCGATGAGGATGCAGCTGCAGCTGCAAACGCAGCAAAAATAGTTGTTGCATTCATTGCAGCAGGATCACCACCACCAGTATTTGAAAGACACGGCCTACCAGCCGACACAGGTAAAAAATTCGGTGAACTCCTCGGTAAAGGGGACTTTGGTGGAGCAATAGGTGCAGTTGACGATGCACTCATGGAAGCATTCTCAGTTGTAGGTACACCTGACGAATTCATACCAAAAATTGAAGCCCTCGGTGAAATGGGCGTAACCCAGTACGTTGCAGGATCACCAATAGGTCCAGACAAAGAAAAATCAATAAAACTCCTGGGAGAAGTTATAGCAAGCTTCTAATCCCAGAAAACTTTTATTTTACTAATTTTAAATTATTCTCTGCCTTAATCCTAAGCTATTTTTACTGATCCTAATTAAATTATAAATAAAAAGTCCTCCAACCATAACATAAACCACTATTCAGTCACCCACTTAAATTAAAATAAAGAGTCAAAAAACCCACCAACATAAACCACTATTAGGATCAAAATGATAAGTGAATTAGCATCCAGGACAAGGAAAAAGGCCCTGAAAAAAATAAAACCAAAAAGTCCAGATGAGCTCTCAGCAAGCTGGATCCAGGAAGATCTATTATACTCGGGAAAGGGAAGGGCCCTCTTTATGATACTTCCCACCATAGGCTGCTCATGGGCCCTATCAGAAACCGGTGGCTGTACAATGTGCAGCTACATCTCTGACTCATTTCTGGAACCTGTGGAGGCAGACAAGATCATCGAAATATTCGATGGTATCATCTCCCGTTACGAATTTGAGGAAAAAACAGCTGTTAAGATATTCACCTCAGGAAGTTTCCTGAACCCTGAAGAGTTCCCCCAGGAGGCAATGGAGCACATACTCAGCAGACTCGGTGCCCTGGAAAATGTTGAGGAAATAATATTTGAATCCAGACCCGAGTACATAAACCAGGAAGCTGTTGCAAGATGCTGTGAACTTGCAGCTGATAAGATAGTTGAAATAAGCATTGGCCTTGAAACCTGCAATGAAAAGACAAGGTTGGCGAAGATAAACAAGGGTTTCAGTAACAGTGACTTTGAGATGGCAGTAAACACCATCAGTAACCTTAAAAGGGATTTTAATGTCAGGTCAAAGGCATACATCCTCGTAAAGCCGATTCTGGTCTCAGAAAAAAGGGCTGTGGAGGAAGCCATTTCCACCGCCATTTATGCTGAAAAGGTCGGTGTTGACCGCCTATCCTTCTGCCCATCAACAGTGCACAGGGGGACCCTTATGGAGGATCTCTGGAGAAAGGGCTCCTACAGACCCCCATGGATATGGAGCCTCATTGAAATAATCAACAGGACAAGAGAAAAGGTTTCAGTGCCTGCCATAATGGATACATCCGGTTTTGGGATATCCAGAGGACCCTACAACTGCAAAAAATGTAACAGAGACCTCAAGAATCTCATAATCAGGGCAAACCTTGAGCAGACCCAGGTACCCACATATGAATGCGAATGCAGATCACTATGGCTGGCTGAATTGAGGTTTTCAGAGGCCACAGCATCCACAGATATAAAATACAGTGAATACAGCTGAAAAATCATGGACTGATGAGCAATGATTGGCATAAGCGCTGACTTTGATCCCGTGCACCTCGGCCATGTGAGACTCATAGAGAAGGGTCGTGAAATAGCAGATGAAACAGGTGATGAGGTTGTAATTTACCTCAACAGGGATTTCAGTGCAAACCACGCCCCATTTTTTGTTCCCTACGAAGCAAGAAAGGAAATGGCCCTCGAAGCGGGGGCTGATAGGGTTGTTCCCATTGAGGGACTCCAC from Methanothermobacter sp. K4 includes:
- the mer gene encoding 5,10-methylenetetrahydromethanopterin reductase, which translates into the protein MKFGIEFVPNEPIEKIVKLVKLAEDVGFEYAWITDHYNNKNVYETLALIAVGTETIKLGPGVTNPYVRSPAITASAIATLDELSNGRATLGIGPGDKATFDALGIEWTKPVSTIKDAIAMMRTLLAGEKTETGAQLMGVKAVQEKIPIYMGAQGPMMLKTAGEISDGALINASNPKDFEAAVPLIKEGAEAAGKSLSDIDVAAYTCCSIDEDAAAAANAAKIVVAFIAAGSPPPVFERHGLPADTGKKFGELLGKGDFGGAIGAVDDALMEAFSVVGTPDEFIPKIEALGEMGVTQYVAGSPIGPDKEKSIKLLGEVIASF
- a CDS encoding archaeosine biosynthesis radical SAM protein RaSEA, translating into MISELASRTRKKALKKIKPKSPDELSASWIQEDLLYSGKGRALFMILPTIGCSWALSETGGCTMCSYISDSFLEPVEADKIIEIFDGIISRYEFEEKTAVKIFTSGSFLNPEEFPQEAMEHILSRLGALENVEEIIFESRPEYINQEAVARCCELAADKIVEISIGLETCNEKTRLAKINKGFSNSDFEMAVNTISNLKRDFNVRSKAYILVKPILVSEKRAVEEAISTAIYAEKVGVDRLSFCPSTVHRGTLMEDLWRKGSYRPPWIWSLIEIINRTREKVSVPAIMDTSGFGISRGPYNCKKCNRDLKNLIIRANLEQTQVPTYECECRSLWLAELRFSEATASTDIKYSEYS